Proteins encoded by one window of Salicibibacter halophilus:
- a CDS encoding winged helix-turn-helix transcriptional regulator: MNIDPDQCQVEEALEIVVGKWKPIILLYLLKNGTMRFNELKRSVPNITQKMLTKHLRELEEEDIIARTVYPQVPPKVEYSITEYGRSLEPILEAMHEWGTKHLNRNIKTNAQ, translated from the coding sequence ATGAATATTGATCCCGACCAATGCCAAGTCGAGGAAGCTTTGGAGATTGTGGTAGGAAAATGGAAACCGATTATTTTATTGTACTTGTTAAAAAATGGAACGATGCGATTTAATGAACTCAAACGAAGCGTACCCAATATTACACAAAAAATGCTAACAAAACATTTACGGGAATTGGAAGAAGAGGATATTATCGCGCGAACAGTATACCCGCAAGTTCCGCCAAAAGTCGAGTATTCGATCACGGAATATGGGAGGAGCTTGGAACCGATTTTAGAAGCGATGCATGAATGGGGGACCAAACACCTGAATCGCAATATCAAAACAAACGCGCAATAA